DNA sequence from the Siniperca chuatsi isolate FFG_IHB_CAS linkage group LG3, ASM2008510v1, whole genome shotgun sequence genome:
TGCATTTAAAAGGTGCACAGTACCTGAAACCAGTTCTGCCAACATTAGTGCGTACATGAGGGATATCTAAGGTTTGGTAGTTACCGGATCGTGTACTgtagatttaaatgagagaagagatgtgaggtagTTTGGAAGCTTCAACAGTAGAGCTTTATAGGTATAGACCGAATGTAACAACCTGTATGGAAGAACCCATTCTCATGCATTGTTTTCAGGAATGACCGTATGGGCGGCATGATTATAATCCCAATCAGTCAGATATTGCATGGAACCGGCCAGGCtataatttcatttcaaaacatgtcGACTGTTTGCATTTGCAGCGCAAATCTGAAATAAATCGCACATTTTCTGAAATAgtgatttggagttcaacacaATGAATTCTGCAGTTCTATTGAAAACAACACTTCCAGAGCTGCTGGATACTCAGGATAAGATCAGGACAGATAAAAGATGTGACTGTTCTCATGAATTGTGCAGTTTGCTTCACTGAACAAGTTTCAGTTTTTCTAATCTCATCTTGACAGCTTTTAAGAGATTAGTCATTTCAGTGTGGGCATTATAATTAGTGTTCTATATGTGTCTAGCTGTGTCCATATAATTAGCGGTCTTGtgaaaacaagtgtgtgtgtgtgtgtgttttggtggttCTCTCAGGTATCTCCACCCTGGCGAAGACACCGGGGCAGGCCAGTGAATacctccatcctctcctcagCTTTGCTGCTGCTCATGTCCCAAAgagcaaacacaaagagacaccGCTCTACATCCTCTGCACTGCTGGCATGAGGCTGCTGCCAGAGAGGTAGATAGAACAGCATGTGACAGCGTAGTGTGCATCCGTTTCTTCAACTTAATTATGTCTTATGTATAAATACATGTTATGTATTATGTTTTAAGTTATGTGATTCTACATGGTAACATTTGAATCCGTTTCTGTGGTTCCACTTAAAATTCcaataacatttttcaaaacataatcATTAGCTGTACCACGCGGCATGTTGTGAGCCACTGCTTAATTATATTCTTCTCTCTTTGTTCTTCTCTTCAtgcttcattttcttttcctcatcttTATTTGTGCATTTAAGGAAGCTGAAGcagaaacatacacaaaaataaaatccacacATTTGGTATTAATTGTAGATCTATTGTGTTAGACTTGACTGTACACAGTATTGCctggtgtttgtgttatttttgtccCACCCTCTGCATCTATGTTAAATTTCTTGTTTCTCTGTATGTAGCCAGCAGGCGGACATTTTGGAGGACCTGGTCACTGATGTTCCCCTGGCGTTTGACTTTCTGTTTTCCCGTTCCCATGCTGAGGTCATCTCTGGGAAACAGGAAGGTGAGATGACATGCTTGCTTACTATGATGCTATTGCTTACTGGTTTGAGAAAAGAGTATATATTTACTGAATTAAGAGAATGTAACATTCACAATGGCAGGAGTTATGCTTAAACGTGTCATTTCTAactgctgcctgcctgtttttgtgtttgtgttttttgtctctccCCATCCTGGTTGTGATGACATGCTCCTGTTGCCTCTCAACCCTGAAGGAGTGTATGCGTGGATTGGCATTAATTTTGTGTTGGGCCGCTTTGATCATGCTGATGAGGGTGAGTGTGAAGATGTGATGTTAACAAGACTTATCTGAAGCTGAcactaaatgtttgttttatgtaccGTTTGGGCTTTATTCAGATGTGAAATACTAtagtataaaataacataataataccATAATTCCTTCATGTTTCTCAGAGGAAGCCACAGTTGAGGTGACAACGGGGTCTCAGAaccagcagccaatcagcaggCGGCGCACAGTGGGCATCATTGATATGGGTGGAGCTTCACTGCAGATTGCCTATGAGGTGCCCAGTGCCATCACCTTCAGTTCACCAGAAGAAGTAAGGAAGTGCAGTGAGACATTTGTTACTGGAGGAGTAATGATGGTGTTAACTCCTGATACTGGGAAAACTGTTTTTGATTAGGGCTAAAGTGCTTGGAACCatcaaatatttggcatttttgtttgaaaattaacttaaatgattaatcaactatcaaaatagttgaagattaattttctgtcaattgactaatggACTAATTGTTCCAGCTCTATTATTggcattaaaaaacataattcttTATGGTGAGCCCTTGTGTTAGTCTGCACAGCTGGTCTGGTCTGCAGCAAtgtaatgtctgtgttttttaggAGGAGGCAGGGAAGAGTGTTCTCGCAGAGTTCAATCTGGGCTGCGATGTTGAGCGCACACAACATGTTTACAGAGTCTACGTCACCACATTCCTCGGCTTTGGCGGAAACATGGCCAGGCAGCGCTACGTGGACCAGCTGGTCAACAACACACTGGCCAAGAACAGGTTCAgacccacacatgcacactcacaacGTATTATTTTCTGGGCCAGTATGCATTCCTTTTATATGTTATAGctgctatgtttttttttattgaaaaaactTAGATTACTTAATAGTGAGACCGTGGTCTAGATGATTGGTAGCTTCTTTCATCTCCTCTAATGCCAGTTTTATTATTCGTGTTATTCAAATTCAAGACTACATTTCACAGAACCCCTATCAGTATTTCCTTCTTTGGTCAAAGGTTTTCTTTCAGGCATTAATGAAGcatgtaaaaatgtagatttttccaTCAGCATTTTGCTTCTTCCAACACCTGTCAAAACTGAAACTTTCAGCTGTGTTTTCCCTGTGAAGACAGCACCCTCCTTCGGCTTTGTGCCATAAAGTACAATGCATATTTTCTGTGAAATCCAACCAGGTGGTACCTGATGTACAAAACAGTTCACAAGCTGCTCAGTACTGGCAGTCTGTTGTTTATAGCAATTATACTGATATCTGCAAATGAATATGCTAATTAAATCTTGTAAAGATGCTATAACAGTGTATAGTAGATAATTAGATTGTGTATTTTGATTATTATGTAAAATGAGGCCACAGATCGACGGATCTGCTGAACCATTTCCTTCCTCAAGcacataaaattttaattatgttttttttattcatgttcCTGTTTGTCCAGGTTTCTAACCACACAGACAGGCCTGAGTGAGGACAAACCGTACCTGGACCCCTGTCTGCCGGCCGGTCTGTCAGACAGAGTTGTGAGGGACAACAACACGTTGTACCTGAGGGGTCTGGGTGACTGGACTCGGTGTCAAGAGGCCGTACGACCCTTCTTGGGCCTCCACAACGGCACCATGTCACCAGGGGGCGTCTACCAGGTACGAACCTTCATGTCAATACCAAGCTTTTATGAGAATTAAAATTTTTggtgcacagaaacacataaataagCACAGGCTGTACCTTAAACTAAGTGTGTTTTGTTAGCATAATGATATGGCGGCATGATGTCTTTTCATTTCAATTAACAAAAACCTGTTCATTGTGATGCATTTCCTTCATTTGCTATCCTGTTTTTAAAGGGGAGTTCTTTATTCATGAAGTCACATTGAAGTCACTGCTCACTGGACAACTTGGGTTTGATTCTTcacaaagcagaaatgccaaaaataactTTTGGTGCCATGTTTTTTCAGGCTCCCATCAACTTCAGCAACAGTGAGTTCTATGGCTTCTCAGagtttttttactgtacagagGACGTGTTGAGGTTAGGAGGACAGTATGACAGTGAGAAGTACTCCCGAGCTGCTATGgtatgcagacacacaccactGAGGCTTTTCATGAGTAACTTTGCTGAATAATAggattttattctttttgttttgttttgttcactggttgtgtttgttttggtttttctgcAGGACTACTGCTCCACTAAGTGGTCAACACTGAAACAGCGTCTGGACAACAAGCTTTTCTCTCAGCAGGCCGACATCACCAGACTCAGGTAAGTTCACCTCTCTTCTCGAACTGTCTTCATTCAAACAATAAGGTATGACTGAAACACGTCTTTCGTTGTATTTTCTGTCGAGTGCGGGTTCCTGTATGTGtcagtcttttctttctctgctcagCCGTGGTGGTTGTTGCTTCTCACGCTAGATATCTAGTACATCTTGGGTTTATCcccagcaaaacacacacacacacacacacctcaactGTGTCGTCCTGAGAACGCATCACTTCTGTgtgccagattttttttttacaagaaagaGCTACCAGATAATGTATAGAACAATACATGTATAGGGTTTCATGAACTTGATATAGAGTAGGTTTAAGTATTGGTTTGTCATATAATATCAGTGCTAAACAGTTTCAAAAGTGTCATTTGTTTACAGGAAACGGCgcacattgtcatttttaaaattgaagCATTTCTTTATTGAAAGCCCTGCTAGGGTTACTACATATTACccattattttttaatggttacagaaaattacagatttgtttttagatGTTAAGAATGCCCTTTAGTCACAAACTCACCAATTCTTATTTAGCAGACTGCAAATTCTCCACAAGGAGGTGCTGTTCAGTCATTGTCAGACCAGTTCTACACCTGCCAACCTGTGCCACCagcaggaaaagaaaggaaactcAAACCTCCAGTGGATGTGAAATTCAGTTTAGCTAATGTCTGTAAAACACTGAAGATTTTGAAGATTTtgtaaatctaatttaaaatgtaactaatttattttcctttttaaatataaaccaAGCTCAACAGTAAGCTTTGGCATTTTGACAATGAACACTTATGCTCACACTTGACAACTGACCCTAAGTGTTAATTTTCTGGAGAAACAGTCAGAGCCAAGTGAACAACATATGCAGTATGTAAATGATTTCAGTAACAACCGAGTTTATAGCTCATATATTTAGTACCAAAGACAGAACTTAGTCAGCCTGCATAAATAATTTTCCTTTAACTTCCCTGTTCAAAGAAACCTGGTCCTCTTTCCTGGAGGACAAAGAACACATGATGACACCTAGCAGAGCAAACTCTGCACTCTTCCCAGTATTTATCAGAAAATGTGCTCTAgttaatattttaacattttgctgGTAAGAAAATGCAAACTATAAaacctcaaacacaaacagcggctttaaaaaaagtacagaTTTGCAGATGTAACACTCAAGTGTCAAAATTGCAAAAGCTAGTACTATTTTGCCTGTAGGTGGCACTCATTGGCATGTCTACATCTGCAGGTCTGAACAGCTGCTACTTTTCTTGCCTGTAGGTGGCTCAGGTTGGGCTTAAACTGCTTGAGGTGCAGCTGTGCAACTGGCTCTATATGATATTCACTGTCCCTTTGCAGACATCTACAAAATAAACCGCTGTCCCTCTCTGACACGTCATCCTGCTCTTGTTAAACCAGGTATCAGTGCTTCAAGTCGGCCTGGATGTACGAGGTGTTGCACTCCGGCTTCCGTTTCCCCACCGACTACCCGAGTCTGAAAACAGCCCAGCTGGTTTATGACAAAGAGGTCCAATGGACTCTGGGAGCCATCCTGTTTAAAACCCGCTTCCTGCctctcaggtacacacacacacacatacatacagaccaGGACAACACCTCTGAAAAATCTCACAATTGAATATATCATGCTTTCAGGCGAATAGATATGATTTTCACCTCCATAACACTGTCATTGTAATAGTTAGTGTTTAATTTTAATCTACAGCTCCTACCAGCAAAGGATGAGGAATATGAAGTGTGAcataatgaaagaaaacataGTAACCCTCCATGATAGAAGATGGTGTTTCTCCCTTCCTCCAGACTTAAGTAGAAAGAAAGTGTCTTTCTTTATGCGACAGAAATTAAACATCCAAAGCTAAATTAAAATGAAGTATTTAATATTTAGCCAAAGGAAGATGTGCCCTGTTGAAAACCACAGCACAGAGGCTGAATACATGGTTGTTCCAAAACTAATCCTCCTTACATTGATGTACCAGTTTTGTAAAGTTGTTGTACCTTAACAACTTTTAGCAATAAAAGGTCACTCTGCTTACTTTAGATAATGTTAGTCGCTTACAGTTAGAATTGGTCAAATGAAGAGGATGGCTTTCTTAAACAGGATCAGTAAAGTAGCTTAACTATCGCTTCTTCTTaaatttctaaataaatgttCATCGGTAAGAATCAGCGTTACTTTTTTGTGGGAAACATGTCGGCATGTCTGTTCATGTCGTCTGCTGCCCCTCCTATTGTCTCCAGGGACCTGCAGCAGGAAACGTTGCGTCAGAGCCACCCCAGCTGGCTGCGCTCCTCCTTCGTCTACAACCACCACCTGTTCTCGCTGTGCATCCTGGTGGTGGTGCTGGCCATCCTGCTCTACATCCTGCGACTGCGGAGGATCCACCAGCGGGAGCAGCGGCAGGCCGAGGCCCTGAACCTCCTCTGGGCTGAAGAGGGAGAGGCCCTCCTCCCCTGAGAAATACATCTGAGGTTCCAGACTGATAACCTGAAGGGTCTTGTGTCCTCCATGACATATTTGACTTATTGGAACCAAACCACAATACCAAAACTAAAGAATATGAGTATGGAGGACAGATAAGGAACCTGGAAATAACTCACCAGCCCAGCGTGTGACTTGGCCAAGGAGCATATATGGGATCCAAGATTTTACTGCGTGGAAAAACATCACAGTACAGAGATCGTCCAATGAGCCTGGAAATCAAACTCCTCTGTATATTCTTGATCgtgcagctttaaacacagAGCCCATCTCACAGTGGAAAGATGTTCTCTGtgttcactttctttttttttttttaaagactatTTTGGAAGAAAAGAATCAGCTTGGCATAACAGGACTGAACAACTATCATTAGATTGCTATCCATTTCTCCTAAGATCCAAAGCCATGTTTCTGTGTAGGTGCTCAGCTCAGTTTAATGGCAGTCTGGATTCAGTGGATTGATACATGTCTTAACTGCTGAGCGAGAAGGCAGAGGTGGTAATAACCCCCAGCAGAGAGGATTTAACAGGAATATGGATTTGTTGACCATTTAACATCCATTTAGGAGAAGCTAGCAGCAtgtgctagcagcatggctctattGAAGTCCAAATCAGTCAGTCTGTCCACAGTGAAAATCTATCTCGACATATCCAGCGGCCTTGGAGTTTGGCGTCGACATTCATCTTCACTAGAGAattaatcctaatgactttggtgacgCACCACCAAAGTTACACCTGTCCAACACTCCAAGTCATGACAGGATACCTCCAAAACAAATCTAGTTACCTCAGCTGTACTATAAGTTCAACATAACAGGCTGCGTTTATGTCACAAAAGGATGGATCATAGAGATGGGAAAAATTCCCATGTTTTTGACTTTGAACGTTCACATCATTGGACAACTCAAGACATTTGTATGATTGCAGAATTGGTCATTTGAGGGTTAAAAGTCAGTGCACTGACAATATAACACTAATTTAATTAACAATATAACCTTAAATGTGGGTTTAATTAACTTGAATGACGACTTCGGCTGACATGAGGCGTCATTTATTAACTTTTTCAGGCACTTCTGTATTATAAAGTGCTGAGTCAGACATATcacagctttcagaaaaatcaaGTTTCCCAGTTGTAAATTTGACAGATCGGATGTTTGAAACGGGCATTAATTACAGTAACTCTGATATGACGTGAACGTAGCGTAGCATGCTAATTATTAGCTTGTTACCAGGCCAGCTGCacccatgttaaaatgctaaacattttaacatgctaatgttagctgacaTGTTAATGTTGTTACAGTTAGCTGGACTGTAACAGAACTTTTAGttcatgttaaaatgtaatttagctGAAAGTACAGCTGAGTTCAACAAAGCCTAACTGAGACTGAAGAAAGCTGAGCCAAGTCTGACAATGTAGAGCTGAGCCTGACGAGCTGAGTCTGAAATGTCCCAAAATGGCCACTGCACAGGTGTTCAGGTAACAACTTAACCTTTCCCTGAGGCcaaacttcacatttttgcCACTAGCGGTAAGGATCTAAAAATAGCATcatgtttttcttccatttaaCAACTTTGGCTTAAGGCTAGTTTCCGAGTTATGTAAGCGTGTCCTTCACTTCAACATGTACATGTGACCTTGTGAGTATTGTCGTCTGTTGACAGGTAACAGACTTGAACAAGACATTCCCACCTGCAAACAGAGAAAGTGAAGGTGAAGAAGCTGTCGCTCAGCTGGGAACTGATTTTTGTTTCAccttaaatcttagtgatgagTCACCTCCTCAAAAATCCTTTTACCACCATCTAGCGATTAAAATGTTCACACCGCAAATGTGATTTAGCATGTCACTTCAGTGCGCGGTGATATCATGGCAGGTTATCATCATGAGTGCAGCAGTACTTTTCTGCCATCAAAGATAGTGTTTCATCTACACCTTTGTCCGTCCCGATGGGAAGATTTCCTTGAAAGCAATCCTGCAGACTGATGATGTGAGCTGCAGAGCTCGGACCTCAGATTGTACTTTGATACTTGAATGCCACTGTTGTCCTGCCAAGACCCCCGTCcagcacagttttttttttattttgtttttttaatcagagcAAAGACAGAGCCAAGAAGCGTTTTAGCTGAAATAAGCAGAGAGCTCTGCTCAGTGTTTGGATAAAGGTGCTGAAAGCAGACGAAGCCCTTCGGAGACCTGATTTATGCAGATGCCGTCTGATTTCTGAATCCAGTAACTCCATGAAAGGGAAGAAACTTGTCTCATGCCACTGGTCAAAATGGATGCTGGGACATGGCAAAAAGTACAGAAAAGATCTCAGTGTGTGTTAAACATCTAATTTGGTTTTCAAAATGAACAACTTTAAAGCCATTTATGAGGGAAAAAAAGCCTTACCCTGAGAAAAGTGggttttattcagtttttgtgtttactgcatTTCATAGCTGTAAATGAAGCCACTGTTTTGTTGGTATTATGTTATGtgctgacacactgacagagcCGTGCAACAAACCATGACGATGCAAATATGTGTCTGAGTAGCACCTGGTGAAGCTTCCTGCGAAGTTAAATAATGCGTTGATCCCACAGGGGACCTGATTCATCAAACTAAATGATGATGACtccattgtttttaaaagaaaaagctgttttgtaaCCTGTGCTGTGGAGCTTACATGAATGTTTAGTTGATAAAAGAGAGGTGCAAACAGTTTGGGAGCTTTCTACAGCTTAAAAATGCGATTGCACTTTTGCTAAATATGTTCCGTACACGCTcgttctcctttcttttctatTCGTCCTGG
Encoded proteins:
- the LOC122873891 gene encoding ectonucleoside triphosphate diphosphohydrolase 7-like, coding for MARITFSCLPASWYCSVSQLSLGCAPRQRLLLLFFITSALLLLLGTYQRQLWGPQRRPGARVNQYLSIAESMEATDVLNPALNYGVVVDCGSSGSRVFVYYWPPHNGNPHTLLDIRQMRDRDRKPVVKKIKPGISTLAKTPGQASEYLHPLLSFAAAHVPKSKHKETPLYILCTAGMRLLPESQQADILEDLVTDVPLAFDFLFSRSHAEVISGKQEGVYAWIGINFVLGRFDHADEEEATVEVTTGSQNQQPISRRRTVGIIDMGGASLQIAYEVPSAITFSSPEEEEAGKSVLAEFNLGCDVERTQHVYRVYVTTFLGFGGNMARQRYVDQLVNNTLAKNRFLTTQTGLSEDKPYLDPCLPAGLSDRVVRDNNTLYLRGLGDWTRCQEAVRPFLGLHNGTMSPGGVYQAPINFSNSEFYGFSEFFYCTEDVLRLGGQYDSEKYSRAAMDYCSTKWSTLKQRLDNKLFSQQADITRLRYQCFKSAWMYEVLHSGFRFPTDYPSLKTAQLVYDKEVQWTLGAILFKTRFLPLRDLQQETLRQSHPSWLRSSFVYNHHLFSLCILVVVLAILLYILRLRRIHQREQRQAEALNLLWAEEGEALLP